In a genomic window of Magnolia sinica isolate HGM2019 chromosome 16, MsV1, whole genome shotgun sequence:
- the LOC131228984 gene encoding probable WRKY transcription factor 7 gives MAVELLMGCRGDGFSTKVEENAVEEAASAGLQSMERLIRLLSQSQQQQQQQQQYQTTSDAKAAMQMEMDCTAVADAAVTKFKKVISLLGRTRTGHARFRRAPLPSLQKTENTQEPFQTEKEKEKDTQSFSKVYCPTPIQRLLPPPPPPLPLHHHHHQFQHHHSHPLLPIQKNGGMEQGKCFTSSPPSAANSFASSLTGDAENKNLGSAASASAFQIVNLSQVSSSAGRPPLSSSSSLKRKCGSKSEDGSGKCGAGSGRCHCSKRRKSRVKRMVRVPAISLKMADIPPDDFSWRKYGQKPIKGSPHPRGYYKCSSVRGCPARKHVERAVDDPSMLIVTYEGEHNHTQSMSEGTTLVLDSSS, from the exons ATGGCAGTAGAGTTGCTGATGGGTTGCAGAGGCGATGGTTTTTCAACCAAAGTAGAGGAAAATGCCGTGGAAGAAGCCGCTTCTGCAGGCCTACAGAGCATGGAAAGGCTTATAAGGCTTCTATCTCaatcccagcagcagcagcagcaacagcagcaataCCAGACGACCTCCGACGCCAAAGCAGCGATGCAGATGGAGATGGACTGTACGGCCGTTGCAGATGCTGCCGTTACAAAGTTCAAGAAGGTGATTTCTCTGTTGGGGCGTACTAGAACTGGCCATGCTCGTTTTAGAAGAGCTCCTCTGCCTTCTCTCCAAAAAACAGAGAACACCCAAGAACCATTTCAaacagaaaaagagaaagagaaggatacCCAGTCGTTTTCAAAGGTCTATTGCCCGACACCGATCCAACGGCTGCTGCcgcctcctcctcctcccctcCCTCTTCACCATCACCACCATCAATTTCAGCATCATCATAGCCATCCGTTGCTTCCGATCCAGAAGAACGGTGGGATGGAGCAGGGGAAGTGTTTCACATCGTCACCGCCATCGGCAGCCAACTCGTTTGCATCGTCGCTAACGGGCGATGCCGAAAACAAGAATTTGGGATCGGCCGCATCGGCATCGGCTTTCCAGATTGTTAATTTGTCTCAGGTGTCATCGTCGGCGGGCCGGCCGCCACTttcgtcttcttcttcattgAAGAGGAAGTGCGGATCGAAATCGGAGGATGGATCGGGGAAGTGCGGAGCGGGATCTGGGCGATGCCATTGCTCGAAGAGAAG AAAATCGAGGGTGAAGAGAATGGTGAGAGTTCCAGCGATCAGCTTGAAGATGGCGGATATACCGCCAGATGATTTCTCATGGAGGAAATATGGGCAGAAACCCATCAAAGGATCGCCACATCCAAG AGGGTATTACAAGTGCAGCAGCGTGAGGGGATGTCCAGCACGGAAACACGTGGAACGAGCGGTGGATGATCCGTCGATGCTGATAGTAACGTACGAAGGCGAGCACAACCATACTCAGTCCATGTCCGAGGGCACGACTCTCGTTCTCGACTCTTCTTCTTAA